From the genome of Virgibacillus siamensis, one region includes:
- a CDS encoding fatty acid desaturase has translation MSKQKQAQLKKSVASFATPDTKASIKQLLNTLLPFIFLWYLAYQSLSVSVWLTFLFAVVASGFVIRIFIIFHDCAHQSFFKNKRANRIVGTITGIITLFAFEKWKRSHAIHHATSGNLDKRGTGDVWVMTVEEYAQASFRGRLAYRLYRNPIIMFGLGPLYLFLLSNRFNRKGARPKERWNTYLINASVVIIYAALIWAIGWQAFLIIQLPILFISGALGIWLFYVQHQFEDSYFENESEWDFVKAAVDGSSYYKLPKVIQWMTGSIGFHHVHHLSPRVPNYKLEEAHESTPPLQKATTITLASSLKSIRFRLYDEANKRFVSFKEMKDILRKRKSGIRISPGRTTVQEK, from the coding sequence ATGAGTAAGCAAAAACAGGCGCAATTAAAGAAGAGTGTAGCTTCATTTGCGACACCAGATACAAAAGCCAGTATTAAACAACTATTGAATACCCTATTGCCATTCATTTTCCTTTGGTATCTCGCATATCAAAGTTTATCTGTTTCGGTATGGCTGACATTTTTATTTGCTGTCGTGGCATCAGGGTTTGTGATTCGTATTTTTATTATCTTCCATGATTGTGCACATCAGTCTTTTTTCAAAAATAAGAGGGCCAACAGGATTGTTGGCACGATAACCGGAATAATTACGCTGTTTGCTTTTGAAAAGTGGAAGCGGAGTCACGCTATTCATCACGCAACGAGCGGTAATCTGGACAAGCGTGGAACCGGTGATGTATGGGTGATGACAGTGGAAGAATATGCTCAAGCATCCTTCCGGGGAAGACTGGCATACAGGCTTTACCGAAATCCGATTATCATGTTTGGTCTGGGACCGCTTTATCTTTTTTTACTGTCGAATCGTTTCAATCGAAAAGGGGCCAGGCCAAAGGAACGGTGGAATACGTATTTGATTAACGCCTCGGTTGTTATTATTTATGCGGCATTAATTTGGGCCATCGGGTGGCAGGCGTTTCTGATTATTCAACTGCCAATTCTGTTTATATCGGGTGCACTCGGTATTTGGTTGTTTTATGTGCAGCATCAATTTGAGGATTCCTATTTCGAAAATGAGAGCGAATGGGATTTCGTCAAGGCTGCAGTTGATGGCAGTTCCTATTATAAACTGCCAAAGGTTATCCAGTGGATGACGGGCAGCATCGGCTTTCATCATGTCCACCATTTAAGTCCGAGAGTACCTAACTATAAGCTGGAAGAAGCCCATGAATCAACACCGCCGCTGCAGAAGGCAACAACCATTACATTGGCATCCAGTCTGAAATCGATTCGTTTCCGATTGTACGATGAGGCGAACAAAAGGTTTGTCAGTTTTAAAGAAATGAAAGATATTTTGCGAAAAAGAAAATCGGGGATTCGGATTAGCCCCGGAAGAACAACTGTACAGGAAAAATAA
- a CDS encoding FAD-binding dehydrogenase has protein sequence MGQDVIVVGAGLAGLVAANELASSGKKVLLLDQESEASLGGQAWWSFGGLFLIDSPEQRRMGIKDSRDLAWQDWLGTAGFDREQNEDYWAQRWARAYVDFASGEKRAWLRDLGIRFFPVVGWAERGGYDAQGHGNSVPRFHIVWGTGPGIVAPFEQRVRDHIKTGMIEYLPRHRVDDLITANGAVTGVSGSVLETDTSGRGEASSRVIVGTFEFFTEAVVVASGGIGANFELIRQNWPERLGTPPEQMISGVPEHVDGRMLMITERAGGRVVNRDRMWHYTEGINNWNPVWKKHGIRILPGPSSLWLDAEGNRFPAPNFPGFDTLGTLEAIQKTGYSYSWFILTRKIIEREFALSGSEQNPDLTGKSITKLLSRVLPGATGPVKAFMEKGEDFVVADNIHNLVIGMNRLAGRKLLDMEKVKRLVEARDREVTNAFTKDLQMTAIRGARNYYGDKLIRVAAPHKLLDRKNGPLIAVRLNILSRKTLGGLQTNLSGNVLNAQGEGIPGLYAAGEVSGFGGGGLHGYRSLEGTFLGGCLFTGRQTGRAIVEKLS, from the coding sequence GTGGGTCAAGATGTGATTGTCGTAGGGGCTGGGCTTGCCGGGTTGGTTGCAGCAAATGAATTGGCGAGCAGTGGTAAAAAGGTCCTCTTGCTTGATCAGGAATCGGAAGCATCACTCGGCGGACAGGCATGGTGGTCATTCGGGGGATTATTTTTAATAGATTCACCTGAACAACGCCGAATGGGGATAAAAGATTCCAGAGATTTGGCATGGCAGGATTGGCTGGGAACAGCAGGCTTTGATAGGGAGCAGAATGAGGATTATTGGGCACAAAGATGGGCACGAGCATATGTTGACTTTGCATCAGGTGAAAAACGGGCATGGCTTCGTGATCTGGGCATCCGTTTTTTTCCGGTTGTCGGCTGGGCTGAACGAGGCGGCTATGATGCACAGGGACATGGTAATTCCGTTCCCCGTTTTCATATTGTCTGGGGCACTGGTCCGGGTATTGTTGCACCATTTGAACAACGCGTCCGGGATCATATAAAAACCGGAATGATAGAATACTTGCCGCGTCACCGGGTGGATGATCTGATAACGGCGAATGGTGCAGTTACCGGTGTCAGCGGATCAGTGCTTGAAACGGATACTTCCGGACGCGGGGAAGCAAGTTCACGGGTGATAGTGGGTACATTCGAATTTTTCACGGAGGCGGTTGTGGTTGCCAGCGGCGGAATCGGTGCCAATTTTGAATTGATTCGTCAAAATTGGCCGGAACGACTTGGTACGCCGCCGGAACAGATGATTTCCGGGGTGCCGGAACATGTTGACGGACGGATGCTGATGATTACGGAAAGAGCGGGCGGACGTGTTGTGAACCGTGACAGGATGTGGCATTACACGGAGGGAATCAATAATTGGAATCCGGTTTGGAAGAAACATGGAATCCGTATTCTGCCAGGACCATCCTCACTATGGCTTGACGCGGAAGGAAATCGATTCCCCGCACCGAACTTTCCCGGCTTTGATACGCTCGGTACATTGGAAGCTATTCAAAAGACCGGATACAGCTATTCGTGGTTTATTTTAACGCGGAAAATTATTGAACGGGAATTTGCTTTATCAGGGTCTGAACAAAATCCGGATCTGACCGGGAAAAGCATTACGAAACTATTAAGCCGTGTGCTTCCGGGGGCAACAGGTCCTGTCAAAGCCTTTATGGAAAAGGGGGAGGATTTTGTTGTTGCGGACAACATTCACAACCTTGTAATTGGGATGAACCGTTTGGCGGGACGAAAGTTGCTGGACATGGAAAAAGTTAAACGTTTGGTTGAAGCCCGCGACAGGGAAGTTACCAATGCTTTTACAAAAGACTTGCAAATGACAGCGATTCGCGGGGCACGAAACTATTACGGCGATAAATTAATTCGGGTAGCTGCTCCGCACAAACTGCTCGATCGAAAAAATGGCCCATTGATTGCGGTTCGTTTGAATATCCTTAGCCGGAAAACACTTGGCGGACTGCAGACCAACTTGTCAGGCAATGTGCTTAATGCACAAGGTGAAGGAATTCCGGGACTTTATGCGGCCGGTGAAGTATCCGGATTTGGCGGTGGCGGGCTGCATGGATACCGCTCACTTGAAGGCACATTTCTCGGTGGATGTCTGTTTACAGGGCGCCAGACAGGAAGGGCAATCGTGGAAAAATTGTCATGA
- a CDS encoding immune inhibitor A domain-containing protein, whose amino-acid sequence MVLKKGLLISTAMVLSLGLGTVNAETLASKDPGTHLSSKVTPAQGSSMDPGVANDEKLIEMLKENGTIKENATRKQAEKALDKYLKSKIKHSKSTKDDLPSIMNAKLPGTPDKGSNGLTSGNGNKLGQAKKNKVTSVVEEEYNGDVREDKVLVLAIDYPDYEKSSITPEETDMWYENYTHDHFQDMIFGENGYEGPHGKNLISMKQYYEQQSGGSYTVDGTVAGWYTADHPAAYYGGNIPAPDGSDARPRELVYEALSKAGADPNVDLSEYDVWDRDDYDGDGVYAEPDGIIDHLMVIHAGVGEEAGGGSLGGDAIWSHRWNLGGLIAVPGGESDSDRFDGQLAAYDYTIEPEDGAAGVFAHEFGHDLGLPDEYDTQYSGAGEPISYWSLMSSGSWAGLVPGTEPPGMSAYAKEMLQSLHGGNWLSGTTIDASQVTGDGLSVLLDEAVTKGTNNDAVRVNLPDKLNVLNTPAEGQYEYYGGKGDETDHKMVTTVDLSDATNATLDFDAWYNIEKNWDYAMVQVSTDGGETWNSLYTDRTSSTIDPNGYPAIKENLPGYTGSSDGWIHESIDISEYAGQEIKIQFRSMTDWASSLDGFFADNVTVTADGSEVFFDGAEGDPAFNLNGFEKHDGKYYTEHYYLLEWRTHNGVDEGLAHIARGDSVMSFDPGLVVWYVDKAYENNWTGIHPGDGFLGVVDADQHTLYWSDHTVASTSYQMHDAAFSLDKTEKMFLDYTDLLGVTLKDNFTKRTPVFHDSADWSNAPIIDAGRNVPEYGLNFRVIGQSKDNTVSDIMIYR is encoded by the coding sequence ATGGTATTGAAGAAAGGCTTACTCATTTCCACTGCAATGGTCCTTTCTTTAGGACTAGGAACAGTAAACGCGGAAACACTTGCATCAAAAGACCCAGGCACTCATTTATCATCTAAAGTTACTCCAGCACAAGGGTCGTCCATGGATCCAGGTGTTGCAAATGATGAAAAACTAATCGAAATGCTGAAAGAAAATGGCACGATTAAAGAAAATGCAACACGCAAGCAAGCAGAAAAGGCTTTGGACAAATACTTAAAATCAAAAATTAAACATAGTAAATCAACAAAAGATGATCTTCCATCAATTATGAATGCAAAATTACCTGGTACACCAGACAAAGGAAGCAATGGTCTGACAAGTGGAAACGGTAACAAATTGGGACAAGCCAAGAAAAATAAGGTTACTTCCGTTGTTGAGGAAGAGTATAACGGTGACGTTCGTGAAGACAAAGTTCTCGTACTTGCCATCGACTATCCGGATTATGAAAAAAGCTCAATCACTCCGGAAGAAACAGATATGTGGTATGAGAATTACACACATGATCATTTCCAGGATATGATTTTTGGCGAAAATGGTTATGAAGGTCCACACGGTAAAAACCTGATTTCCATGAAGCAATATTATGAGCAGCAATCAGGAGGCAGCTATACGGTTGACGGTACGGTCGCAGGCTGGTATACAGCTGACCACCCGGCAGCATACTACGGTGGCAACATTCCTGCTCCGGATGGCAGTGATGCCCGTCCACGCGAACTTGTATATGAAGCACTTTCGAAAGCCGGTGCAGATCCAAATGTTGATTTAAGTGAATATGATGTTTGGGATCGCGATGACTATGATGGTGACGGTGTTTACGCTGAGCCGGACGGTATCATAGACCATCTGATGGTAATTCATGCCGGTGTCGGTGAAGAAGCTGGCGGGGGATCCCTTGGCGGCGATGCAATCTGGTCACACCGCTGGAACCTTGGCGGACTGATTGCAGTACCTGGCGGCGAATCAGACAGTGATCGTTTTGACGGTCAGCTGGCAGCTTACGATTATACAATTGAACCTGAAGATGGTGCTGCTGGCGTTTTTGCCCACGAATTCGGCCATGACCTTGGATTGCCGGATGAATATGATACGCAATACAGTGGTGCCGGTGAACCGATTTCCTACTGGTCACTGATGTCAAGCGGCAGCTGGGCAGGACTTGTTCCTGGTACAGAACCACCCGGCATGAGCGCGTATGCCAAAGAAATGCTGCAATCATTGCATGGCGGCAATTGGTTAAGCGGAACGACAATCGATGCAAGTCAAGTAACAGGTGATGGTTTATCTGTACTGCTTGATGAAGCCGTGACAAAAGGCACTAACAATGATGCAGTCCGAGTTAACTTGCCTGACAAGCTGAATGTGCTGAACACACCTGCTGAAGGCCAGTATGAATACTACGGCGGTAAAGGTGACGAAACAGATCATAAAATGGTAACAACAGTAGACTTAAGTGATGCGACAAACGCTACACTCGATTTTGATGCATGGTACAACATTGAGAAAAATTGGGATTATGCGATGGTTCAGGTTTCAACTGATGGCGGTGAAACATGGAATTCACTTTACACTGACCGAACCAGCTCAACCATTGATCCGAATGGATACCCTGCTATTAAAGAAAACCTGCCTGGCTACACTGGTTCCAGTGACGGCTGGATTCATGAATCAATTGATATCAGCGAATATGCCGGACAGGAAATTAAAATTCAATTCCGTTCCATGACAGACTGGGCTTCATCACTGGACGGTTTCTTTGCTGACAATGTAACTGTAACTGCCGATGGAAGTGAAGTCTTCTTTGACGGTGCAGAAGGCGATCCGGCATTTAACCTGAATGGCTTTGAAAAGCATGATGGTAAATACTATACAGAACATTACTATTTACTTGAATGGAGAACACACAATGGTGTGGATGAAGGGCTTGCTCACATTGCCCGCGGCGACAGCGTGATGAGCTTTGATCCGGGTCTTGTTGTATGGTATGTGGATAAAGCATATGAAAACAACTGGACCGGTATTCATCCAGGCGACGGTTTCCTTGGTGTAGTTGATGCCGATCAGCACACACTATACTGGAGCGACCATACCGTAGCTTCCACAAGCTATCAGATGCATGATGCAGCATTCAGTCTGGATAAAACAGAGAAAATGTTCCTTGATTATACAGACCTGCTTGGCGTTACATTGAAAGATAACTTTACCAAGCGTACCCCTGTCTTCCATGACAGTGCCGACTGGAGCAATGCACCAATCATTGATGCAGGGCGTAATGTTCCGGAATACGGTCTTAACTTCCGTGTTATCGGACAAAGTAAAGATAACACGGTCAGTGATATCATGATTTACAGGTAA
- a CDS encoding dicarboxylate/amino acid:cation symporter has product MKALWHGYIESSLILKITVALILGIAVGLLFGKDAAVLAPFGDLLIRLLKFLIVPLVLFTLIVGVNQTNLSSLGRMGGKVFIYYVATSALAIITGIAVSSIFDPGTGMTLNTNEEFKTPENPGVTSVLLNIVPENIIKAFSELNLLGIIFTAIAFGMAISALRSSQEYKQLGESVYNVVSGLNEATMNIMKVIIHYIPVGVFAIVAEVVGNQGVDTLLSLGNMVLVLYAALIVQIGFYIIFMLLAKINLNDFFREARTPMITAFVTQSSSGTLPITLQAAKNMNLSKSLYGFSLPLGATINMDGAAIRIAVSAVFAANIIGDPLSFTDILQVVLIGTLASVGTAGVPGAGIIMIATVFAQLGLPMEAVGLLTAIDVLVGMGCTGLNVTGDLVGTSIINKSEKKNSQGNEG; this is encoded by the coding sequence ATGAAGGCACTCTGGCACGGATATATAGAGTCTTCACTTATTTTAAAAATAACTGTGGCTTTAATACTTGGGATTGCAGTCGGGCTGCTGTTCGGCAAAGATGCCGCTGTATTGGCACCATTCGGGGATTTGCTGATCCGTCTTTTAAAATTCCTGATTGTTCCGCTCGTATTATTCACACTGATTGTCGGAGTGAACCAAACCAATTTAAGCAGTCTTGGAAGGATGGGCGGAAAGGTATTTATCTACTATGTCGCGACCTCTGCCCTGGCAATCATCACCGGAATTGCCGTATCAAGCATTTTTGATCCGGGAACCGGTATGACCCTGAATACGAACGAAGAATTCAAAACACCTGAAAATCCGGGCGTTACAAGCGTGCTGTTGAACATTGTCCCGGAAAATATTATAAAAGCATTCAGTGAACTTAATTTGCTCGGCATCATTTTTACTGCTATTGCATTTGGTATGGCCATATCTGCATTACGATCATCACAGGAATATAAACAGCTTGGCGAAAGTGTCTATAACGTTGTCAGCGGTTTAAATGAAGCGACAATGAATATTATGAAAGTCATCATTCATTACATTCCTGTCGGGGTATTTGCAATTGTAGCTGAGGTTGTCGGCAACCAAGGCGTGGATACATTGCTGTCGCTCGGGAATATGGTATTGGTTCTTTATGCTGCACTCATTGTCCAGATTGGATTTTATATTATTTTTATGCTATTGGCCAAAATAAACCTTAACGATTTCTTCCGTGAAGCACGGACACCAATGATCACCGCCTTTGTAACGCAAAGCAGTTCAGGTACGCTGCCTATCACACTTCAGGCAGCCAAAAATATGAACTTGTCCAAAAGTCTGTATGGCTTCAGTCTTCCGCTTGGTGCGACCATCAATATGGACGGGGCTGCAATCCGTATCGCCGTATCAGCAGTGTTTGCGGCAAATATCATCGGTGACCCGCTCAGCTTTACGGACATCCTGCAAGTCGTCCTGATTGGAACATTGGCATCTGTAGGTACTGCAGGTGTGCCAGGCGCAGGTATTATTATGATTGCTACTGTTTTTGCCCAACTGGGACTGCCGATGGAAGCAGTCGGATTGCTGACCGCTATCGACGTATTGGTTGGAATGGGGTGTACCGGCTTAAATGTAACCGGCGATCTTGTTGGAACGAGTATTATTAATAAATCCGAAAAGAAAAACAGCCAGGGAAATGAAGGATGA
- a CDS encoding SpoVR family protein gives MTDTKALNRAIDEITEIASGFGLDFYPMRYEVCPADIIYTFGAYGMPTRFSHWSFGKQFHKMKLHYDLGLSQIYELVINSNPCYAFLLDTNSLIQNKLIIAHVLAHCDFFKNNIRFSNTRRDMVESMTATAERIADYEMTYGKDEVERFLDAILSIQEHIDPSLTRQNRAENDTDKKEEKKPNIKTPYDDLWNLDRKPEMENKTKRLPNKKFPQQPEKDLLLFIEEHSRDLEDWQRDILTMMREEMLYFWPQLETKIMNEGWASYWHQHILREMDLTTDEVVEFSALNASVVQPSRQQINPYYLGVKMYENIEARYNNPTERMRELGVEPGSGREKIFEAREIESDISFIRNYLTKEMVQEEDMYLFEKQGNEYRISDKDYENVRDQLISMRLNGGFPYIYVEDGDYLRSGELYLKHGYEGMELDLHYLENVLPYIYQLWGRNVHMETVVEEKRTLFSYNGERMSRRYL, from the coding sequence TTGACAGATACAAAAGCTCTGAATAGGGCGATTGACGAGATAACGGAAATTGCATCAGGATTCGGGCTTGATTTTTATCCAATGCGTTATGAAGTATGCCCGGCTGATATCATTTATACCTTTGGAGCATATGGAATGCCGACAAGATTCAGTCACTGGAGCTTTGGAAAACAATTTCATAAAATGAAGCTGCATTATGATTTGGGGTTAAGCCAGATATATGAACTGGTGATTAATTCCAACCCATGCTATGCTTTTTTGCTTGATACGAACAGTTTAATTCAAAATAAACTGATCATCGCACATGTGCTGGCACACTGTGATTTTTTCAAGAATAACATCCGTTTTTCCAATACACGGCGGGATATGGTGGAGAGCATGACAGCAACGGCCGAGCGGATCGCGGATTATGAGATGACATATGGAAAAGATGAAGTGGAGCGTTTTTTGGATGCTATATTGTCTATTCAGGAACATATCGATCCGTCATTAACACGGCAAAACAGAGCAGAAAATGATACGGACAAGAAAGAAGAGAAAAAGCCGAACATCAAAACGCCGTACGATGATTTATGGAATCTGGATCGGAAACCGGAGATGGAGAATAAAACGAAACGATTGCCAAATAAAAAATTCCCGCAGCAGCCGGAAAAAGACCTGCTCCTGTTTATTGAGGAACACAGCCGGGATCTGGAGGACTGGCAGCGGGATATCCTGACCATGATGCGGGAGGAAATGCTTTATTTCTGGCCGCAGCTGGAAACAAAAATCATGAATGAGGGATGGGCCTCATACTGGCATCAGCACATCCTGAGGGAAATGGATCTGACAACAGACGAGGTGGTTGAGTTTTCAGCGCTTAATGCAAGTGTTGTGCAGCCATCCAGACAGCAGATTAACCCGTATTATCTTGGGGTGAAAATGTATGAAAATATTGAGGCGCGTTATAACAACCCGACAGAACGAATGCGGGAACTTGGCGTAGAACCGGGATCAGGCAGGGAAAAGATCTTTGAAGCAAGGGAAATTGAGTCGGACATTTCCTTTATCCGCAATTATTTAACAAAAGAAATGGTCCAGGAAGAAGATATGTATTTATTTGAAAAGCAGGGAAATGAATATCGGATTTCAGATAAAGATTACGAAAACGTCCGGGATCAGCTTATTTCAATGCGGCTGAATGGAGGCTTTCCGTACATTTATGTGGAAGACGGCGATTATTTGCGAAGCGGTGAGCTGTATCTGAAGCATGGATATGAGGGAATGGAGCTTGATCTGCATTACCTGGAAAACGTTCTGCCTTATATTTATCAACTTTGGGGCAGAAATGTCCATATGGAAACAGTGGTGGAGGAAAAACGTACATTGTTTTCGTATAATGGTGAGCGGATGAGCCGCCGTTATTTATAA
- the yhbH gene encoding sporulation protein YhbH, with the protein MREEKENFVVSEEDWSLHRKGFQDQKRHMDKVKEAIRDNLPDLVSEENIIMSNGRDIIKIPIRSLDEYKIRYNYNKSKHVGQGDGDSEVGDVIARDPNGNEQGNSGSGKGKQAGDQPGQAYYETEVSMAELEEVLFREMELPDLREKEQNEIKTEEVEFNDVRKKGLMGNIDKKRTILTALKRNATEGDPGITPIRNDDLRFKTWNDVVKPESKAVVLAMMDTSASMGSFEKYLARSFFFWMTKFLRTKYEMVDIAYIAHHTEAKVVPEEAFFSKGESGGTMCSSAYRRALELIDENYHPVRYNIYPFHFSDGENITSDNPQCMTLVNQLMDVSNMFGYAEVNSYNRQSTLMRAYRDFENPKFHHYILKEKQDVYHALKHFFQKKEAAGV; encoded by the coding sequence ATGCGGGAAGAGAAGGAAAATTTTGTTGTCTCCGAGGAAGACTGGTCCCTCCATCGCAAAGGGTTTCAAGATCAGAAACGGCATATGGATAAGGTGAAAGAGGCAATTCGCGATAATTTGCCGGATTTGGTCAGCGAAGAAAATATCATTATGTCAAATGGGCGGGATATTATTAAAATTCCTATCCGGTCATTGGACGAATATAAGATTCGCTACAATTACAATAAATCAAAACACGTCGGCCAGGGAGACGGGGACAGTGAGGTGGGAGATGTCATAGCCCGGGATCCGAATGGCAATGAGCAGGGAAATAGCGGGTCTGGCAAAGGAAAACAGGCCGGGGATCAGCCGGGGCAGGCTTACTATGAGACGGAAGTATCGATGGCTGAACTGGAAGAGGTCCTGTTCAGGGAAATGGAGCTGCCGGATTTGCGGGAAAAAGAACAGAATGAAATCAAAACAGAAGAAGTCGAATTCAATGATGTACGCAAAAAAGGGCTGATGGGCAACATTGACAAAAAACGCACCATATTGACAGCGCTTAAACGGAACGCAACAGAAGGGGATCCAGGCATTACCCCGATCCGTAATGACGATTTGCGGTTCAAGACATGGAATGATGTGGTCAAACCGGAATCCAAAGCCGTGGTATTGGCAATGATGGACACAAGTGCATCGATGGGATCATTTGAAAAATATTTGGCCCGAAGTTTCTTTTTCTGGATGACGAAATTTTTACGGACGAAATACGAGATGGTGGACATTGCCTACATTGCACACCATACTGAAGCGAAAGTTGTCCCCGAAGAGGCGTTTTTTTCCAAAGGGGAAAGTGGCGGGACGATGTGTTCATCCGCATACAGAAGGGCATTGGAACTTATCGATGAAAATTACCATCCGGTACGCTATAATATTTATCCTTTTCATTTTTCAGATGGTGAAAATATCACATCCGATAATCCGCAATGCATGACGCTTGTCAACCAATTAATGGATGTATCAAACATGTTCGGATATGCGGAGGTGAACTCCTATAACCGGCAATCAACACTGATGCGCGCATACCGTGATTTTGAAAATCCGAAATTCCATCATTATATTTTGAAAGAAAAACAGGATGTGTATCACGCGCTGAAGCACTTTTTTCAAAAGAAGGAAGCTGCCGGTGTATGA
- a CDS encoding PrkA family serine protein kinase: MDILNKVKSHREEENRLRWEGTFAEYLEIVKERPEVAQTAHSRVYNMIKSSGISERDGRKMYRFFGEGIFGLEDAMERLVEEYFHPAAKRLDVRKRILLLMGPVSGGKSTIVTMLKRGLEAYSRTDEGAVYAIKDCPMHEDPLHLIPKHLREDFYKEYGIRIEGSLSPLNSMRLEKEYGGRIEDVKVERIFLSEDKRTGIGTFSPSDPKSQDIADLTGSIDFSTIAEYGSESDPRAYRFDGELNKANRGMMEFQEMLKCDEKFLWHLLSLTQEGNFKAGRFALISADELIVAHTNEAEYRSFISNKKNEALHSRIIVMPIPYNLRVSQEERIYQKMIKESDMAHVHIAPHALRVAAIFSILTRLEDSGKQGVDVVKKMRLYDGDSVEGYDQLDVDELRKEFPEEGMNGIDPRYVINRISSTIIRKEVPSINALDVLRSLKDGLDQHPSISDDDREDYMNYISVARKEYDEIAKKEVQKAFVYSYEESAKTLMDNYLDNVEAFCNKTKLQDPLTGEEMQPDEKLMRSIEEQIGISENAKKAFREEILIRISAYARKGKRFDYNSHERLREAIQKKLFADLKDVVKITTTSQTPDESQLKKINEVIARLIDEYGYNSTSANELLRYVGSLLNR; this comes from the coding sequence ATGGATATACTAAACAAAGTGAAGAGCCACAGGGAAGAAGAAAACCGTTTACGATGGGAAGGCACCTTTGCGGAATATCTGGAGATTGTGAAGGAACGGCCGGAAGTCGCCCAGACGGCTCATTCGCGGGTTTATAATATGATCAAAAGCTCTGGTATAAGCGAACGAGATGGAAGAAAGATGTACCGGTTTTTTGGCGAAGGTATTTTTGGACTGGAGGACGCCATGGAGCGGCTCGTCGAAGAATATTTTCATCCCGCGGCGAAACGGCTTGATGTACGTAAACGGATTTTGCTTTTAATGGGACCAGTCAGCGGCGGGAAATCAACCATTGTCACGATGCTTAAACGCGGCCTTGAAGCCTATTCCAGAACAGATGAAGGTGCTGTATATGCGATTAAGGATTGCCCGATGCATGAAGATCCATTGCACCTCATTCCAAAGCACTTACGCGAAGATTTTTATAAAGAATATGGCATACGGATTGAAGGAAGTCTGTCTCCATTAAATTCAATGCGTCTGGAAAAGGAATACGGCGGCCGTATCGAGGATGTTAAGGTGGAACGCATCTTTTTATCTGAAGATAAGCGGACAGGTATTGGTACATTCAGCCCGTCTGACCCGAAATCACAGGATATTGCTGATTTGACGGGAAGCATCGATTTTTCAACGATTGCCGAATATGGTTCCGAATCAGACCCCCGTGCATACCGCTTTGATGGTGAATTAAACAAGGCAAACCGCGGCATGATGGAGTTTCAGGAAATGCTGAAATGTGATGAGAAATTTCTATGGCACCTATTGTCATTGACCCAGGAAGGTAACTTTAAGGCAGGCAGATTTGCACTTATTTCAGCTGATGAACTGATTGTGGCGCACACAAACGAAGCGGAATATCGGTCCTTCATTTCCAATAAAAAGAACGAGGCACTGCATTCCAGGATAATTGTGATGCCGATACCGTATAATCTGCGCGTTAGTCAGGAAGAACGCATTTATCAAAAAATGATTAAGGAAAGTGACATGGCGCATGTTCACATTGCACCGCATGCACTGCGGGTTGCTGCAATATTTTCTATTTTGACAAGGCTGGAGGACTCCGGCAAGCAGGGTGTTGATGTGGTTAAAAAGATGCGCCTGTATGATGGCGACAGTGTGGAAGGGTATGATCAGCTCGATGTTGATGAGTTGCGCAAGGAGTTTCCGGAAGAAGGCATGAATGGCATCGATCCGAGGTATGTTATCAACCGGATTTCATCAACGATTATTCGCAAGGAAGTCCCGTCCATTAATGCATTGGATGTGCTTCGTTCCCTGAAAGACGGTCTTGACCAGCATCCATCCATTTCTGATGATGATAGGGAAGACTATATGAACTATATTTCTGTTGCACGGAAAGAATATGATGAAATTGCCAAAAAAGAAGTACAGAAGGCGTTTGTCTATTCGTATGAGGAATCGGCTAAAACGCTGATGGATAATTATTTGGATAATGTTGAGGCATTCTGCAATAAAACCAAACTGCAGGATCCGCTCACAGGTGAAGAAATGCAGCCGGATGAAAAATTAATGCGTTCCATTGAGGAGCAAATTGGGATTTCGGAAAATGCCAAGAAAGCATTCCGCGAAGAAATTCTTATCCGTATTTCTGCGTATGCACGAAAAGGAAAACGTTTTGACTATAATTCACATGAGCGGTTGAGGGAAGCAATACAGAAGAAATTATTTGCCGACCTGAAGGATGTTGTAAAAATAACCACGACATCTCAGACACCGGACGAATCACAATTGAAAAAAATTAATGAAGTGATTGCAAGGCTGATTGATGAGTACGGCTATAACTCAACATCTGCCAACGAACTGCTGCGCTACGTCGGCAGCCTGCTGAATCGTTGA